From a region of the Paenibacillus lutimineralis genome:
- a CDS encoding LysR family transcriptional regulator: MELRQLQYFVKVAKKEHVTQAAEELHVAQSAVSRQIHQLEQELGVNLFMQKGRNLHLTAVGQLFCSRVETILKDLERAVMEVHELLDPELGEIRLGFPNSLGIHFIPSIVSEFRKLYPNVKFRFRQGTYPTLIRDVVSGEVDLAFISPFPENHDQVVGNIVLTEELVAILPPGHLLAGEQSITLNQLKDDNFILFGNGYSLRPIVWHACLEAGFTPKVAFEGEETDTIRGLVAAGMGVSLLPEMALYQSFLLQPSRVRISHPKVTRTIGLIYRTDEKLPLVAQSFRAFLLEYFGLQIDTPPSQ; this comes from the coding sequence GTGGAATTAAGACAACTGCAGTATTTTGTAAAAGTGGCGAAAAAAGAGCATGTCACGCAAGCGGCTGAGGAGCTACATGTGGCGCAGTCGGCGGTAAGCAGGCAGATTCATCAGCTGGAGCAAGAGCTGGGCGTCAACTTGTTCATGCAGAAGGGCAGGAACCTGCATCTCACGGCGGTAGGGCAATTGTTCTGCAGCAGGGTAGAGACAATTCTGAAGGATTTAGAGCGGGCGGTCATGGAGGTTCATGAGCTTCTTGATCCGGAGCTAGGCGAGATCCGCCTTGGATTTCCGAACAGTCTCGGAATTCATTTCATACCTAGCATCGTCTCGGAATTTCGTAAATTGTATCCTAATGTTAAATTCCGCTTCAGACAAGGAACGTATCCTACATTAATCCGCGACGTGGTCTCTGGAGAGGTTGACTTGGCCTTTATCTCTCCATTTCCGGAGAATCATGATCAGGTGGTTGGAAATATTGTATTGACCGAGGAATTGGTGGCGATTCTACCGCCCGGACATCTTTTGGCTGGGGAACAGAGCATAACATTGAACCAGCTGAAAGATGATAATTTTATTCTTTTTGGAAACGGTTACTCTCTGCGTCCTATCGTATGGCATGCTTGTCTGGAAGCAGGCTTCACGCCGAAGGTAGCGTTCGAGGGAGAAGAGACAGATACGATCCGCGGTCTTGTTGCCGCAGGAATGGGAGTAAGCTTGCTGCCGGAAATGGCGTTGTATCAGAGCTTCTTGTTGCAGCCGAGCCGAGTACGCATCTCTCATCCAAAAGTAACGAGGACAATTGGCTTGATTTATCGGACAGATGAGAAGCTCCCACTGGTTGCACAATCATTCAGAGCGTTCCTGCTTGAGTACTTTGGGCTTCAAATTGATACTCCGCCGAGTCAATGA
- a CDS encoding ammonium transporter, which produces MRRKWVYGLSGIIAALAFPVSAYAAEGEVGGAVLQVGLNSVFVFLAAMLVFFMQAGFALLEAGSLRMKNAGHVAGKTVLTLGIAVITWWALGFGFAFGDGNGFLGTTGFLFGGEGDIGSFSVFSGIGVPLNLMFLFQMAFAAVSLAIACGGMAERAKLSVYMIFGTIFMVVIYPIVAHWVWGGGWLGQLGMQDYAGSTVVHLTGATAALVAIILLKPRLGKYNKDGKPNSISGHNQVLTVLGVIILWIGWFGFNPGSALTPLGDGFFGFVLMTTNLAAAAGAVAALLASWAVLGKADIPSMLNGVLAALVAITGSCAFVEAWAALLIGALAGVITFFTARWFEHIGLDDPICAFSVHGIAGIWGAISTGLFATPELAETTGVGSAGLFYGGGLGQLGVQLLGVIGTFVFVLVLSFLVLGGMKLFMGLRVTEEEEMMGLDMSEHGAYGYPVGMDFLNQRSVQIMGQEKTHTHLQRDDGQDRLSNYGMSDKAKSGDGGYKASVLD; this is translated from the coding sequence ATGAGAAGAAAATGGGTCTATGGTCTGTCGGGAATCATCGCTGCCTTGGCGTTCCCGGTTTCTGCATATGCTGCAGAGGGAGAGGTTGGTGGTGCGGTTTTACAGGTTGGATTAAACTCGGTTTTCGTATTTTTGGCGGCGATGCTCGTCTTTTTCATGCAAGCAGGATTCGCACTGCTGGAAGCTGGATCGTTAAGAATGAAGAATGCAGGGCATGTGGCGGGCAAGACAGTTCTGACATTGGGAATCGCTGTGATCACCTGGTGGGCACTTGGATTTGGTTTTGCGTTTGGAGACGGCAACGGCTTTCTCGGAACAACCGGCTTTCTGTTCGGGGGCGAGGGAGATATCGGTTCATTTAGCGTCTTCTCCGGGATTGGGGTCCCGTTGAACTTAATGTTTCTGTTCCAGATGGCATTCGCAGCGGTATCGTTGGCGATTGCCTGTGGAGGAATGGCGGAGAGAGCAAAGCTAAGTGTATATATGATATTCGGGACGATATTCATGGTCGTAATCTACCCGATTGTAGCCCATTGGGTATGGGGCGGCGGCTGGCTAGGACAACTGGGAATGCAGGATTATGCCGGTTCAACAGTTGTTCACCTTACAGGTGCGACAGCGGCTCTGGTGGCGATCATACTACTGAAACCGCGCCTCGGTAAGTACAATAAGGATGGCAAGCCGAACAGTATTTCAGGGCATAACCAGGTGTTGACAGTGCTCGGTGTGATTATACTCTGGATCGGCTGGTTTGGCTTTAACCCTGGCAGTGCGTTAACACCACTAGGGGATGGATTTTTTGGCTTCGTATTAATGACTACGAATCTGGCCGCGGCGGCAGGTGCTGTAGCTGCATTGCTTGCCTCCTGGGCCGTGCTGGGCAAGGCGGATATCCCAAGTATGCTAAATGGTGTATTAGCTGCGTTGGTGGCGATTACCGGCTCTTGTGCTTTTGTGGAAGCTTGGGCTGCTCTCCTTATTGGGGCGCTTGCGGGAGTTATTACTTTCTTCACGGCTAGATGGTTCGAGCATATCGGCCTTGACGACCCAATCTGCGCCTTCTCCGTTCATGGAATCGCTGGGATTTGGGGCGCCATTTCCACCGGATTATTCGCGACACCCGAGCTGGCGGAGACAACTGGGGTTGGATCTGCTGGTCTGTTCTATGGCGGTGGCTTGGGACAATTGGGCGTGCAGTTGCTAGGTGTGATTGGCACATTTGTATTTGTGCTTGTACTGTCTTTTCTCGTGCTTGGTGGGATGAAGCTATTCATGGGGCTCCGCGTAACGGAGGAAGAAGAGATGATGGGGCTTGATATGAGCGAACACGGCGCATATGGCTATCCGGTAGGGATGGATTTTCTTAATCAGCGATCTGTACAAATAATGGGGCAGGAAAAGACGCATACGCATCTACAGCGGGATGATGGGCAAGATCGACTAAGTAACTATGGAATGAGCGATAAAGCTAAATCGGGGGACGGAGGTTATAAGGCATCTGTACTTGATTGA
- a CDS encoding MerR family transcriptional regulator, which translates to MKLYRIGELAKAANISERTIDYYTKLGLIGPETRTQKNYRLYSSETLNRLERINQMKQEKYTLEEIREKLDQWSTVSGEEQVNEKLSSLEIRMQQLEREVKELEPLISNLKPNQARRAFTNLMPQSLACIEAIQILMNHNPF; encoded by the coding sequence ATGAAGTTGTATCGTATTGGAGAACTGGCCAAAGCTGCGAATATTAGCGAGAGAACAATAGATTATTACACCAAACTTGGCCTGATCGGGCCGGAGACACGTACACAGAAGAATTACCGTTTGTACAGTTCTGAAACCTTGAACAGACTCGAACGTATTAATCAGATGAAGCAAGAAAAATATACGTTAGAGGAAATTCGCGAAAAGCTCGATCAATGGAGCACGGTTAGCGGTGAGGAGCAGGTTAACGAGAAGCTGAGCTCCCTGGAGATACGCATGCAGCAGCTTGAACGGGAAGTCAAGGAGCTTGAACCGTTGATTTCCAATCTTAAACCGAACCAAGCCCGGCGGGCATTCACGAACCTGATGCCGCAAAGTCTCGCTTGCATTGAGGCGATCCAGATTCTGATGAATCACAATCCTTTTTAA
- a CDS encoding sporulation protein YjcZ — MSGVVGGFGSCGSCGSCGGGWTSTGTILVLFILLVIVSRTFFL; from the coding sequence ATGTCTGGTGTTGTTGGTGGATTCGGGAGTTGTGGGAGTTGTGGTAGTTGTGGCGGTGGATGGACATCTACAGGTACGATCTTAGTATTGTTCATTCTGCTCGTGATTGTAAGCCGGACCTTTTTTCTGTAA
- a CDS encoding rhomboid family intramembrane serine protease — translation MIFIRYEDWRSYLRYYPVTSLLLAANIVMFIVELLNGGSTNGYTLLRLGAVTNVPPFDAEWWRLFTAMFLHSGLMHLVSNCFAILVFAPPLERLMGHFKYLLLYIFSGVIGNIISLAVYHRSSGLHLSVGASGAVYGVYGAFLFIALLQRNLIDESSRKTLYSLLMVGVVYSLVVTQINWVAHFGGLLGGFVLYAILSRFIKNH, via the coding sequence ATGATCTTTATACGATACGAAGATTGGAGAAGTTATCTGCGCTATTATCCGGTTACAAGTCTGCTTCTAGCCGCTAATATCGTGATGTTTATCGTCGAGTTGCTTAATGGCGGATCGACGAATGGATACACTCTACTTAGGCTCGGCGCTGTAACCAATGTTCCGCCGTTCGATGCAGAATGGTGGAGATTGTTCACAGCGATGTTCCTGCACTCTGGATTGATGCATTTAGTGTCGAACTGCTTCGCGATTCTGGTCTTCGCGCCGCCTTTGGAGCGACTGATGGGGCATTTTAAATATTTATTGCTCTATATCTTCAGTGGAGTCATTGGCAATATCATTAGCTTGGCGGTGTATCACCGCTCATCGGGCTTACATCTATCTGTTGGAGCTTCCGGGGCTGTCTATGGAGTCTATGGTGCGTTTTTATTCATTGCCCTGCTGCAGCGCAACCTGATAGATGAGAGCTCCCGTAAGACGCTGTACAGCTTGCTTATGGTCGGGGTCGTCTATTCACTTGTCGTTACGCAGATTAACTGGGTGGCTCACTTCGGCGGCTTGCTTGGCGGCTTCGTATTGTACGCTATTCTCAGCAGATTCATAAAGAATCATTGA
- a CDS encoding DEAD/DEAH box helicase → MNTFSEFGLEPKVLQAITELGFEEATPIQAKSIPIAMTGRDMIGQAQTGTGKTAAFGLPLINKISKDEEHIVALIMTPTRELAIQVAEEIGKLARFKGTRSLAIYGGQDIVRQIRALKKKPQIIIGTPGRLLDHINRKTIKLDDVQTVVLDEADEMLDMGFMEDIQSILKLVPEERQTMLFSATMPSNIQKLAQQFLKNPEHVSVIPKQVSAPLIDQAYIEVNERQKFDALSRLLDMESPELAIVFGRTKRRVDELSEALQKRGYSADGLHGDLSQNQRDNVMRKFRDGSIDVLVATDVAARGLDVSGVTHVVNFDLPQDPESYVHRIGRTGRAGKEGTAWSFVTPREIDHLHFIERITRHKITRKPLPTLAEAIEGKQRIAAERILEIVEEGELREYKGIAIQLLEQYDSVNLLAAAFKLITGEKSDKASIELTPEEPIRVKRRNPDIRSSGRKPSGYGNRGGYRRDNREGGNREGGNRGGYKGGYNKEGGRDSYRGGSSDRKPRSSYNNGERRPKNGGSFSDK, encoded by the coding sequence TCAAGCTAAATCGATCCCGATTGCGATGACCGGTAGAGACATGATCGGACAAGCACAAACAGGGACAGGAAAGACTGCAGCTTTTGGTTTGCCGCTTATCAATAAAATCTCGAAAGATGAAGAGCATATCGTAGCTCTCATTATGACACCTACCCGTGAATTAGCTATCCAGGTTGCAGAAGAAATCGGCAAGCTTGCCCGCTTCAAGGGAACCCGTTCATTGGCCATTTATGGCGGACAGGATATTGTTCGTCAGATCCGTGCGCTGAAGAAGAAGCCACAGATCATCATCGGTACCCCAGGACGCTTGCTGGACCATATCAATCGTAAGACGATTAAGCTCGACGATGTACAGACTGTTGTACTGGATGAAGCCGATGAAATGCTCGATATGGGCTTCATGGAAGATATCCAATCGATCCTGAAGCTTGTCCCCGAAGAACGTCAGACAATGTTATTTTCCGCGACTATGCCTTCAAATATCCAAAAACTGGCGCAGCAATTTTTGAAAAATCCTGAGCATGTATCTGTAATTCCTAAACAGGTAAGCGCCCCGCTTATTGATCAAGCCTATATTGAGGTTAATGAACGTCAGAAATTTGATGCCCTTTCCCGTTTACTCGATATGGAGTCACCTGAGCTTGCGATCGTATTTGGACGTACTAAGCGTCGTGTCGACGAGTTGTCTGAAGCTTTGCAAAAACGGGGTTACTCTGCAGACGGCCTGCATGGCGACTTGTCGCAGAATCAACGTGACAATGTCATGCGTAAATTCCGTGACGGAAGCATCGACGTGCTCGTTGCTACCGACGTGGCTGCTCGCGGCCTGGACGTATCCGGCGTAACGCACGTTGTCAACTTTGACTTGCCGCAGGATCCGGAGAGCTATGTACACCGTATTGGCCGGACCGGCCGTGCGGGTAAAGAAGGGACAGCTTGGTCCTTTGTAACTCCACGGGAGATTGACCATTTGCACTTCATCGAGCGGATTACTCGTCATAAGATTACCCGCAAGCCATTGCCTACACTTGCTGAAGCAATTGAAGGTAAGCAACGGATTGCAGCTGAGCGAATCCTTGAGATCGTTGAAGAAGGAGAACTTAGAGAATATAAAGGCATTGCGATTCAATTGCTGGAGCAATACGACTCTGTCAATTTACTTGCCGCAGCATTCAAGCTCATTACGGGCGAGAAGAGTGATAAGGCGTCCATCGAATTGACTCCGGAAGAGCCGATTCGTGTGAAGCGTCGTAATCCTGACATCCGTTCCAGCGGACGTAAGCCTTCCGGCTACGGTAACCGTGGTGGCTACCGTCGCGATAACCGCGAGGGTGGAAATCGCGAAGGCGGAAATCGCGGTGGCTACAAAGGCGGCTACAACAAGGAGGGTGGACGCGATTCCTATCGCGGTGGTTCATCCGATCGTAAGCCGCGTTCTAGTTACAATAACGGCGAGCGCAGACCAAAGAATGGTGGCAGCTTCTCCGATAAGTAA
- a CDS encoding YesL family protein, translating to MYYYKYRQILLLMEGDFLETKGLMGGLYKITEWIMRIAGSNLYWVLCSSPILLLLFLGLNYVASTNMPIPFEIYMPMVVLAPFTLFPATAALFSVTRKWVLGETDLSITKLFFRSYKDNYKQSMLGGIFYTLLIVIMYVDYEVYMKEFKNMQILGIVMMVLLFFILLSLFNFFSLVAHFHMKVKMLIKNAILLTVLRPFRTLSTFLTAVVIGFITLKFTWLIPFGFATLIAWMAYFNFNIAYTKVQEKVERLRQVEEEGTQQTDGEASEDAESVVAELTEGEDKEKN from the coding sequence ATGTATTATTATAAATATAGACAGATTCTGTTACTGATGGAGGGAGATTTTTTGGAAACCAAAGGTTTAATGGGTGGATTATACAAAATTACTGAATGGATTATGCGAATTGCCGGCAGCAATTTATATTGGGTGCTATGTTCTTCGCCGATCCTATTGCTCTTATTTCTCGGGCTTAATTACGTTGCTTCGACAAACATGCCTATACCCTTTGAAATTTACATGCCTATGGTGGTTTTGGCACCGTTTACACTTTTTCCTGCGACTGCAGCTTTATTCTCGGTAACCCGGAAATGGGTATTGGGAGAGACTGATCTTAGCATTACTAAGCTGTTCTTCAGAAGTTATAAGGATAATTACAAGCAAAGTATGCTGGGAGGCATCTTCTACACGCTCCTGATCGTCATCATGTATGTGGATTACGAAGTGTATATGAAGGAATTTAAGAATATGCAGATTCTGGGCATCGTGATGATGGTGCTGCTATTTTTCATCTTGTTGTCCTTATTTAATTTCTTCTCCTTAGTAGCTCATTTTCATATGAAAGTTAAAATGTTAATTAAGAATGCTATTTTGCTCACGGTTCTCAGACCTTTCCGCACACTGTCCACGTTCCTTACTGCAGTGGTGATTGGGTTCATTACCTTGAAGTTCACCTGGCTGATTCCTTTTGGCTTTGCCACATTGATCGCTTGGATGGCCTACTTCAACTTTAACATCGCCTACACGAAAGTGCAGGAGAAGGTGGAGAGGCTTCGTCAGGTGGAGGAAGAAGGCACGCAGCAAACCGATGGCGAAGCGAGTGAGGATGCTGAATCGGTAGTTGCTGAGTTGACTGAAGGAGAGGACAAAGAGAAGAACTAA
- a CDS encoding DUF1499 domain-containing protein, whose amino-acid sequence MSLKRTLVGIFRSYEGTSDRAKTPELKTRYYQLSREKAWEEISSTLKKIPGYKVLHEVPNVGEITLEKRTKFGRVMDITVSIVSTGPVRTAVDVYSATRGSMGDLGANYRNVLHLFAVLDKKLAAYKVTA is encoded by the coding sequence TTGTCGCTAAAAAGAACATTAGTCGGGATTTTTCGCAGCTACGAAGGAACAAGTGATCGTGCGAAGACACCTGAATTAAAGACGAGATATTATCAATTATCCAGGGAAAAAGCCTGGGAAGAAATAAGCTCAACTTTGAAGAAAATTCCCGGATATAAAGTGCTGCATGAGGTCCCTAACGTAGGGGAGATTACCCTGGAGAAGCGCACCAAATTCGGACGGGTTATGGATATTACCGTATCTATTGTATCCACGGGTCCTGTCCGTACAGCTGTCGACGTCTATTCTGCAACCCGAGGTTCGATGGGGGATCTGGGGGCGAACTACCGCAATGTCCTTCATTTGTTCGCCGTACTGGACAAGAAGCTGGCTGCCTATAAAGTAACAGCGTAA
- a CDS encoding zinc metallopeptidase: protein MYSNIMLIPILLAFGLSLWAQFRVKGTFNKYSQVPNMYGLTGHDAARRMLDANGLYDIPIEPVRGALTDHYDPIHKVVRLSEPVYYENSISAVSVACHEVGHAIQHKEAYPMLVLRHRMFPFVNFASGVAPFLLLAGFLFGAFNLIGLGIIFFSAAVLFQLVTLPVEFNASNRARKIMLTQGFVTNEEERGVANVLNAAALTYVAAALISVLELLRYILIFTSNRD, encoded by the coding sequence ATGTATTCTAACATCATGCTAATTCCTATTTTACTCGCCTTCGGCCTCTCACTATGGGCCCAATTCCGGGTAAAGGGTACGTTCAATAAATACTCACAGGTTCCGAATATGTACGGATTAACCGGGCATGATGCGGCAAGACGCATGCTGGATGCTAACGGACTGTATGATATTCCGATTGAGCCAGTGCGCGGAGCGTTAACTGACCACTATGATCCGATTCATAAGGTCGTACGCCTATCCGAACCCGTATACTACGAGAATTCGATCTCAGCAGTATCGGTTGCCTGCCACGAAGTGGGTCATGCCATCCAACATAAAGAAGCTTACCCAATGCTCGTGCTGCGCCATCGCATGTTCCCGTTTGTGAATTTCGCATCCGGGGTAGCGCCGTTCCTGCTCTTGGCAGGATTCCTATTCGGAGCATTTAATCTGATCGGTCTTGGCATCATCTTCTTCTCGGCAGCGGTATTGTTCCAGCTGGTTACATTGCCTGTCGAATTCAATGCCAGCAACCGGGCACGCAAGATCATGCTGACCCAGGGCTTCGTCACTAACGAAGAAGAACGCGGGGTTGCCAACGTCTTAAACGCCGCTGCATTGACTTATGTCGCCGCTGCCCTAATCTCTGTGCTTGAATTGCTTCGCTATATTTTGATTTTCACGAGCAACCGTGACTAA
- the tpx gene encoding thiol peroxidase: protein MTQERTNVATFKGNPITLIGPELKVGDKAPDFRLNKNLLEEATLADYDGKIKLISVVPSLDTGVCDAQTRRFNQEAAELGEDVIILTISADLPFAQARWCGAAGVDRVVTLSDYKDNSFGKAYGVLIKEFALDHRAVFVLDKDNTIRYVQVLNEMGEHPNYEEPIAAVKQLLA, encoded by the coding sequence ATGACACAAGAACGTACTAACGTAGCTACATTTAAAGGCAACCCCATTACTTTGATTGGACCTGAATTAAAGGTCGGGGATAAGGCTCCCGATTTCCGGTTAAATAAAAACCTGCTTGAAGAAGCCACCCTTGCCGATTACGACGGCAAAATCAAGCTGATCAGTGTCGTACCCTCCCTGGATACAGGCGTATGTGATGCTCAAACAAGACGCTTCAACCAAGAAGCCGCTGAGCTTGGGGAAGATGTAATCATTCTTACCATCAGCGCTGACCTTCCGTTTGCACAAGCCCGCTGGTGCGGAGCTGCCGGAGTAGATCGCGTAGTAACCCTGTCTGACTACAAAGACAATTCCTTCGGTAAAGCTTACGGCGTCCTGATCAAGGAATTCGCACTGGACCATCGTGCTGTCTTCGTTCTTGACAAGGATAACACGATCCGCTATGTTCAAGTACTTAACGAAATGGGCGAGCATCCGAACTATGAAGAGCCGATCGCGGCTGTGAAGCAGCTGCTTGCTTAA